AGTGACGCCGGCGAGATCGCACCGTCGCTCGTGCTGCCAATACCGTCGGCAGCATCCACTGGAACATACCCCGCGCCGCGAGCACAAGACAGCCGATCGCGTGGTGTCCCCTGAACCCGCTCCCGTGCCCGCACCGACACACGATTCACGTGTTACGGAACGTCGCAATCCGCGCACCGTCGACATCGACCTCGCGTCGCCCCTCGCGATCGTGGATCTCATCAACGCGGAAGACCAAGGAGTGGCCGCCGCCGTGGCCTCGCAGCGCGAGCCGATTGCCGAGTCGATCGCACTGATCGAAGCCGCGTTTCGCAGCGGCCGCCGTCTGCTGTATGTCGGCGCGGGCACTTCGGGACGGCTCGGCGTGCTCGATGCCAGCGAATGTCCTCCCACGTTCGGTACCGACCCGGCGATGGTGGTCGGCATCATCGCCGGTGGTGACCGTGCGCTGCGCAATCCGATCGAAGGCGCTGAGGACGATCCGCTGGCCGGCGCCGCGGCCATGGACGCGCACGCCGTTCAGGCCGGTGATGTGGTGTGTGGCATCGCCGCTTCGGGCACAACGCCGTTCGTGCGTGGTGCGCTGACGCGTGCCCGTGAACTCGGGGCCCGCACGCTGCTGATTGCGTGCACGGAGCCACCCGACGCGATGCGTGCGGTGGCGGATATCTGCATGTTGCCGGTGGTCGGACCTGAGGCGCTCACGGGCTCAACGCGACTCAAGGCAGGCACCGCCACCAAGCTCGTGTGCAACATGCTGACCACCGGTGCGATGGTACGCATCGGCAAGAGCTATGGCAATCTCATGGTGGATCTGCGCGCCACCAACGTGAAACTGCAGGACCGCGCCGAGCGCATCGTCATGGAGGTCACCGAATTGCCGCGCGACGACGCGCGTACGCTGCTCGCGCGCGCCGATGGTCGCGTGAAGCTGGCGTTGGTGATGCATGCGCTGCACGTCGATGCGGAAACCGCGCGGCGTCGTCTCGAGGAAGGGCAGGGCCTGGTGCGACGCGTGGTGCCGAACGCCCCGCCGCCGGTGTTATGACGTTGCGCGATATTGTCGGCGATGAGGGGCGCATTCTCGTCGGGCTGATGTCGGGCACGTCGCTCGACGGCATCAGCGCCGCCGTGGCCCGCTTTCACGACCTCTCGAACGGTCGCGTGCACTGTGACCTGCTGGGATTCACGCACCGCGCGTATCACCGTGAGGAACGCGCACGGCTCGAGCAGGCGATGCAGCAGGGGAGCGCGCGCGAGTACTGTCGCGTGCAGGCCGATGTCGGTGATTGGATGGCCGATGCAGCGCTCGCCGCGATGGCCGATGCCGGCGTGACGGCGCGCGATGTTGCGGCAGTGGCATCACACGGACAGACGCTCTGGCATGAGCCCGGTCATAGCACCTGGCAAGTGGGCGATGCGGCGCGCATTGCCGAGCGTACCGGCTGTGATGTGGTGTCGGACTTTCGTTCGCGTGACGTGGCTGCGGGCGGACAGGGCGCTCCGCTCGTCACGATCGCCGACTGCATGTTGTTCGCGCATCACACGCGGTGGCGCGCGCTGCAGAACATCGGCGGCATTGGCAACGTGACGGTGGTTCCGCCCGCGAATACGCACGAGCACGGCGGCATGCAATCGGTGCGCGCGTTCGATACCGGCCCCGGTGTGGTGATCATCGATGCGACGGTGCGGGCGCTGTACGACGGTATGGCGTATGACCGCGATGGCCTGATCGCGGCCAGCGGTCAGGTGGTCGAGTCCGTCGTGCTGGCGGCACTGCGGCATCCGTACTTCAGCGATGCGCCACCCAAGAGCACCGGGCGCGAGCTCTTTTCGCGGGCGTACGTCGGGCAATTTATCGACGACTGCCGGGCGGCGGGGGCGGCACCGGCCGACATCGTGGCGACCGCGACCGCGCTCACGGCGCGCGCACTGGCCGACCAGTATGGCCGCTTCATCCCTGAGCCCGTTGAGGACGTGGTGCTTTCCGGGGGTGGTGCCCACAATCCGACGCTCGTCCGTATGATCGAAGCCGCCGTGGCCCATGAAAACGGGCCACAGGTGTGTACCTTTGACGGATTGTATTTCGATGGAGAGGCGAAGGAGGCGGTGGCGTTTGCACTGCTGGGCTATCTCCATATTTCGGGCCGCGCCGGCAATGTGCCCAGCGCAA
The DNA window shown above is from Gemmatimonas sp. and carries:
- the murQ gene encoding N-acetylmuramic acid 6-phosphate etherase is translated as MPAPTHDSRVTERRNPRTVDIDLASPLAIVDLINAEDQGVAAAVASQREPIAESIALIEAAFRSGRRLLYVGAGTSGRLGVLDASECPPTFGTDPAMVVGIIAGGDRALRNPIEGAEDDPLAGAAAMDAHAVQAGDVVCGIAASGTTPFVRGALTRARELGARTLLIACTEPPDAMRAVADICMLPVVGPEALTGSTRLKAGTATKLVCNMLTTGAMVRIGKSYGNLMVDLRATNVKLQDRAERIVMEVTELPRDDARTLLARADGRVKLALVMHALHVDAETARRRLEEGQGLVRRVVPNAPPPVL
- a CDS encoding anhydro-N-acetylmuramic acid kinase: MTLRDIVGDEGRILVGLMSGTSLDGISAAVARFHDLSNGRVHCDLLGFTHRAYHREERARLEQAMQQGSAREYCRVQADVGDWMADAALAAMADAGVTARDVAAVASHGQTLWHEPGHSTWQVGDAARIAERTGCDVVSDFRSRDVAAGGQGAPLVTIADCMLFAHHTRWRALQNIGGIGNVTVVPPANTHEHGGMQSVRAFDTGPGVVIIDATVRALYDGMAYDRDGLIAASGQVVESVVLAALRHPYFSDAPPKSTGRELFSRAYVGQFIDDCRAAGAAPADIVATATALTARALADQYGRFIPEPVEDVVLSGGGAHNPTLVRMIEAAVAHENGPQVCTFDGLYFDGEAKEAVAFALLGYLHISGRAGNVPSATGARGPRPLGSLTPAVR